A region of Schistosoma mansoni strain Puerto Rico chromosome 1, complete genome DNA encodes the following proteins:
- a CDS encoding putative protein phosphatase-7, translating to MAVLTYPTYVFLNRGNHEDIMVNERYGFVKELSNKYSKDKNNLIHLCDKLFCSLPIGAIVNERIFICHGGISKHTDLVKLKLLNRFKLSSLLQPCLDGDNRVNFNDWQQVLDLLWSDPQDKDGCRPNGFRGAGCYFGPDITDSFLDTTSFSMIIRSHECYMEGWHISHSGKVLTIFSSFDYFTLRSNEGAYACVTGGKSNEINVTNPNAIVSLYPLKCVPKDTFLSSLNIYVNVFVLIKVQDQVLDKNRTLNDPVNMAFVCLWQRIIRHKEKLLECFSQLDIHNSGIISLTDWCDVMASVTHLKLSWRCLRSFLVNLSLDHTDQVAYNSMFTGNCVMHPDIPNENSLANEIFELQPHLLTIFQACHFKPNNVNLYSLVAKLESADYNVQIARLKIVVSKLIKLLNNNDIMSFNLDKFLASFLFVEIKKRVKSMFLK from the exons ATATGGATTTGTAAAAGAACTATCAAATAAATATTCT aaagataaaaataatttaattcacTTATGTGACAAACTGTTCTGCTCTCTACCAATTGGAGCTATCGTCAATGAAAGAATATTTATCTGCCATGGTGGTATATCAAAACATACGGATCTTGTGAAATTAAAGCTTCTAAATAGATTTAAA CTTTCCTCACTTCTACAACCATGTTTGGATGGGGATAACCGTGTGAATTTTAATGATTGGCAACAG gTTTTAGATTTATTATGGAGTGATCCTCAAGATAAAGATGGATGTCGACCCAACGGTTTCCGTGGTGCAGGTTGTTATTTCGGTCCTGATATTACTGATAGTTTCTTAGATACAACAAGTTTTTCTATGATTATTCGATCACATGAATGCTATATGGAAGGATGGCATATTTCCCACTCAGGAAAAGTTTTAACTATATTTTCATCATTCGATTATTTTACACTACGCAGTAATGAAGGTGCCTATGCTTGTGTTACTGGTGGCAAGTCTAATGAAATAAATGTAACCAACCCAAACGctattgtttctctgtatcCATTAAAATGTGTACCAAAAGATACTTTTTTATCATCGCTTAACATCTATGTGAATGTATTTGTTCTTATAAAAGTACAAGATCAAGTATTAGATAAGAACAGAAC ATTAAACGATCCTGTTAATATGGCATTTGTGTGTTTATGGCAACGGATAATTCGTCATAAAGAAAAACTCCTGGAATGTTTCAGTCAACTGGACATTCATAACTCAG GTATCATCTCGCTTACTGATTGGTGTGATGTAATGGCTTCCGTAACACATTTAAAGCTTTCTTGGCGTTGTCTACGTTCCTTTTTGGTCAACTTATCTCTTGATCATACGGACCAAGTTGCTTACAATTCTATGTTCACAGGAAACTGTGTGATGCACCCTGACATTCCA AATGAAAATTCGTTGGCAAACGAAATTTTTGAATTGCAACCTCATCTCTTGACTATTTTTCAAGCTTGTCATTTTAAACCAA ACAACGTCAATTTGTACAGTTTAGTGGCTAAATTAGAATCAGCTGATTACAATGTACAAATTGCTAGATTAAAAATTGTTGTATCAAAACTgataaaattactaaacaaTAATGATATAATGTCTTTTAACTTGGATAAATTCTTAGCTTCTTTTCTTTTCGTGGAAATCAAAAAACGTGTTAAAAGTATGTTTCTTAAGTGA